Proteins encoded in a region of the Populus nigra chromosome 3, ddPopNigr1.1, whole genome shotgun sequence genome:
- the LOC133689571 gene encoding uncharacterized protein LOC133689571 isoform X1 gives MKGHEPKMPRMEDILSLPVQDPPCAEFSAAHIKWEKVEGGRQGGDDIALIPFARVDDFVKGESSNAECPASFRIESRRKRSEGSISKPRVDGYLEYTLYWCSYGPEDYRDSESTMGDGSHTKPATGKGSRPGRRHMMRGCLCHFTVKRLYTRPFLALIIYNQRKHVDKTGAPCHGILDVDAVGTRAMYAPRISEELRQKVMSLLYIGISLDNIIQHHAEVVQGHGGPLNRDDLLTRNDVRNMERIVRNSSYKLHADDEFSVKMWVQRHQKHVFFFQDMSSTEPFILGIQTDWQLQQMIRYGHSGSVASHSTFGLKKLKYPLCTLLVFDSSQNAIPVAWIVASSFVTQDIHKWIGSLAERIRSKDPRWRPNAFLVDDPSFDISFIREAFQCRFLLCAWHVRRAWMRSLLKKCCNIDVQREMFKHLGWILYSTRSGPNADNAVEEFMQVYVDQCIFMDYFKRRWLPYIELWINSIRSLPVASAEPLAAIESYHLRLKSKLFDQQYANSYTRIDWLIHTLTTEFHSLYWLNQYSAETGYFTNVRDKSFLTNAWYQALHIPDVDVILDEQNLQLAKVISQTNRSLAYTIWNPGSEFALCDCPWSRQGNLCKHVIKVAILCKNRQVARPLLASQVYRQALLTLLQNPPDDPLVLEHAILRVSRLQQDIKGLEELSNNGLLQPSPPEMNSQVGDSLLLFPHLH, from the exons ATGAAGGGCCATGAACCAAAG ATGCCAAGAATGGAGGACATTCTTAGTCTTCCAGTACAAGATCCTCCTTGTGCAGAGTTTTCTGCTGCTCATATAAAGTGGGAGAAAGTAGAAGGTGGTCGACAAGGTGGCGATGATATTGCCCTAATCCCTTTTGCTAGAGTGGATGATTTTGTAAAAGGAGAATCTTCAAATGCAGAATGTCCTGCTAGCTTTCGAATTGAGTCTAGAAGGAAGAGATCTGAAGGGAGCATCAGCAAACCAAGGGTCGATGGCTATCTTGAATATACACT ATATTGGTGTTCATATGGTCCTGAAGATTATCGAGATAGTGAGTCCACTATGGGGGATGGTTCTCACACCAAACCTGCGACTGGGAAGGGAAGCAGACCCGGGAGGCGTCACATGATGAGAGGTTGCCTTTGCCATTTCACTGTAAAACGCTTATACACTCGCCCCTTCCTTGCTCTTATCATATATAATCAGAGAAAACATGTAGATAAAACAGGGGCCCCATGTCATGGGATACTTGATGTGGATGCTGTGGGGACAAGAGCTATGTATGCTCCAAGGATTTCAGAAGAATTGCGCCAGAAAGTGATGTCTTTGCTATATATTGGAATATCTTTGGACAATATAATCCAGCATCATGCAGAGGTGGTGCAGGGGCATGGTGGCCCCCTCAACCGAGATGATTTGCTCACTCGGAATGATGTTCGCAACATGGAGAGGATTGTTCGTAATTCATCTTACAAATTGCATGCAGATGATGAATTCAGTGTAAAGATGTGGGTGCAGCGCCACCAGaagcatgtttttttcttccaagaTATGTCAAGCACAGAACCTTTTATTCTGGGGATACAGACAGATTGGCAGCTGCAGCAGATGATCCGTTATGGACATAGTGGTTCGGTAGCTTCTCATTCTACATTTGGCTTGAAGAAACTTAAG TATCCCCTGTGTACTTTACTGGTTTTTGACTCGTCTCAAAATGCAATTCCGGTTGCTTGGATCGTTGCCTCCTCATTTGTTACTCAAGATATCCACAAATGGATTGGCTCTTTGGCTGAAAGAATCCGAAGCAAGGACCCAAGATGGAGGCCTAATGCCTTTTTAGTGGATGATCCttcttttgatatttctttCATAAG AGAGGCTTTCCAATGCCGGTTCCTATTATGTGCTTGGCATGTTCGCCGTGCTTGGATGAGAAGTCTTTTAAAGAAATGCTGCAACATTGATGTCCAGCGAGAGATGTTTAAGCACTTGGGTTGGATTTTGTATTCTACAAGAAGTGGGCCAAATGCTGATAATGCAGTTGAAGAGTTCATGCAAGTATATGTTGACCAATGTATCTTTATGGATTATTTCAAGAGGAGATGGTTGCCATATATAG AGTTGTGGATTAATAGCATAAGGTCTCTCCCTGTAGCCAGTGCGGAGCCCCTGGCTGCAATTGAATCCTACCACTTAAGGTTGAAATCCAAGCTTTTCGATCAGCAATATGCTAATTCCTATACAAGAATTGACTGGTTGATCCACACTTTGACAACTGAATTCCACTCGTTATATTGGTTAAATCAATACAGTGCAGAGACTGGGTATTTCACAAATGTAAGGGACAAGTCTTTCTTAACTAATGCTTGGTATCAGGCCCTGCACATCCCTGATGTCGATGTGATATTGGATGAACAAAATCTACAGCTTGCGAAAGTGATCTCCCAGACCAATAGAAGTCTGGCATATACAATTTGGAACCCTGGTTCTGAGTTCGCCCTCTGTGACTGTCCCTGGTCAAGACAGGGAAATCTCTGTAAGCATGTCATCAAGGTGgcaattttatgtaaaaatcgACAGGTTGCAAGGCCATTATTGGCATCTCAAGTTTATCGCCAGGCCTTGCTTACCCTTCTGCAGAACCCCCCCGATGATCCTCTGGTTCTTGAGCATGCGATTTTGCGTGTTAGCCGCTTGCAACAGGATATCAAAGGTTTGGAAGAGTTGTCTAATAATGGGTTACTCCAGCCATCACCACCTGAAATGAACTCTCAAGTAGGAGATAGTCTTCTGCTTTTCCCACATCTTCATTGA
- the LOC133689571 gene encoding uncharacterized protein LOC133689571 isoform X3 produces MPRMEDILSLPVQDPPCAEFSAAHIKWEKVEGGRQGGDDIALIPFARVDDFVKGESSNAECPASFRIESRRKRSEGSISKPRVDGYLEYTLYWCSYGPEDYRDSESTMGDGSHTKPATGKGSRPGRRHMMRGCLCHFTVKRLYTRPFLALIIYNQRKHVDKTGAPCHGILDVDAVGTRAMYAPRISEELRQKVMSLLYIGISLDNIIQHHAEVVQGHGGPLNRDDLLTRNDVRNMERIVRNSSYKLHADDEFSVKMWVQRHQKHVFFFQDMSSTEPFILGIQTDWQLQQMIRYGHSGSVASHSTFGLKKLKYPLCTLLVFDSSQNAIPVAWIVASSFVTQDIHKWIGSLAERIRSKDPRWRPNAFLVDDPSFDISFIREAFQCRFLLCAWHVRRAWMRSLLKKCCNIDVQREMFKHLGWILYSTRSGPNADNAVEEFMQVYVDQCIFMDYFKRRWLPYIELWINSIRSLPVASAEPLAAIESYHLRLKSKLFDQQYANSYTRIDWLIHTLTTEFHSLYWLNQYSAETGYFTNVRDKSFLTNAWYQALHIPDVDVILDEQNLQLAKVISQTNRSLAYTIWNPGSEFALCDCPWSRQGNLCKHVIKVAILCKNRQVARPLLASQVYRQALLTLLQNPPDDPLVLEHAILRVSRLQQDIKGLEELSNNGLLQPSPPEMNSQVGDSLLLFPHLH; encoded by the exons ATGCCAAGAATGGAGGACATTCTTAGTCTTCCAGTACAAGATCCTCCTTGTGCAGAGTTTTCTGCTGCTCATATAAAGTGGGAGAAAGTAGAAGGTGGTCGACAAGGTGGCGATGATATTGCCCTAATCCCTTTTGCTAGAGTGGATGATTTTGTAAAAGGAGAATCTTCAAATGCAGAATGTCCTGCTAGCTTTCGAATTGAGTCTAGAAGGAAGAGATCTGAAGGGAGCATCAGCAAACCAAGGGTCGATGGCTATCTTGAATATACACT ATATTGGTGTTCATATGGTCCTGAAGATTATCGAGATAGTGAGTCCACTATGGGGGATGGTTCTCACACCAAACCTGCGACTGGGAAGGGAAGCAGACCCGGGAGGCGTCACATGATGAGAGGTTGCCTTTGCCATTTCACTGTAAAACGCTTATACACTCGCCCCTTCCTTGCTCTTATCATATATAATCAGAGAAAACATGTAGATAAAACAGGGGCCCCATGTCATGGGATACTTGATGTGGATGCTGTGGGGACAAGAGCTATGTATGCTCCAAGGATTTCAGAAGAATTGCGCCAGAAAGTGATGTCTTTGCTATATATTGGAATATCTTTGGACAATATAATCCAGCATCATGCAGAGGTGGTGCAGGGGCATGGTGGCCCCCTCAACCGAGATGATTTGCTCACTCGGAATGATGTTCGCAACATGGAGAGGATTGTTCGTAATTCATCTTACAAATTGCATGCAGATGATGAATTCAGTGTAAAGATGTGGGTGCAGCGCCACCAGaagcatgtttttttcttccaagaTATGTCAAGCACAGAACCTTTTATTCTGGGGATACAGACAGATTGGCAGCTGCAGCAGATGATCCGTTATGGACATAGTGGTTCGGTAGCTTCTCATTCTACATTTGGCTTGAAGAAACTTAAG TATCCCCTGTGTACTTTACTGGTTTTTGACTCGTCTCAAAATGCAATTCCGGTTGCTTGGATCGTTGCCTCCTCATTTGTTACTCAAGATATCCACAAATGGATTGGCTCTTTGGCTGAAAGAATCCGAAGCAAGGACCCAAGATGGAGGCCTAATGCCTTTTTAGTGGATGATCCttcttttgatatttctttCATAAG AGAGGCTTTCCAATGCCGGTTCCTATTATGTGCTTGGCATGTTCGCCGTGCTTGGATGAGAAGTCTTTTAAAGAAATGCTGCAACATTGATGTCCAGCGAGAGATGTTTAAGCACTTGGGTTGGATTTTGTATTCTACAAGAAGTGGGCCAAATGCTGATAATGCAGTTGAAGAGTTCATGCAAGTATATGTTGACCAATGTATCTTTATGGATTATTTCAAGAGGAGATGGTTGCCATATATAG AGTTGTGGATTAATAGCATAAGGTCTCTCCCTGTAGCCAGTGCGGAGCCCCTGGCTGCAATTGAATCCTACCACTTAAGGTTGAAATCCAAGCTTTTCGATCAGCAATATGCTAATTCCTATACAAGAATTGACTGGTTGATCCACACTTTGACAACTGAATTCCACTCGTTATATTGGTTAAATCAATACAGTGCAGAGACTGGGTATTTCACAAATGTAAGGGACAAGTCTTTCTTAACTAATGCTTGGTATCAGGCCCTGCACATCCCTGATGTCGATGTGATATTGGATGAACAAAATCTACAGCTTGCGAAAGTGATCTCCCAGACCAATAGAAGTCTGGCATATACAATTTGGAACCCTGGTTCTGAGTTCGCCCTCTGTGACTGTCCCTGGTCAAGACAGGGAAATCTCTGTAAGCATGTCATCAAGGTGgcaattttatgtaaaaatcgACAGGTTGCAAGGCCATTATTGGCATCTCAAGTTTATCGCCAGGCCTTGCTTACCCTTCTGCAGAACCCCCCCGATGATCCTCTGGTTCTTGAGCATGCGATTTTGCGTGTTAGCCGCTTGCAACAGGATATCAAAGGTTTGGAAGAGTTGTCTAATAATGGGTTACTCCAGCCATCACCACCTGAAATGAACTCTCAAGTAGGAGATAGTCTTCTGCTTTTCCCACATCTTCATTGA
- the LOC133689571 gene encoding uncharacterized protein LOC133689571 isoform X4, whose amino-acid sequence MNQRYWCSYGPEDYRDSESTMGDGSHTKPATGKGSRPGRRHMMRGCLCHFTVKRLYTRPFLALIIYNQRKHVDKTGAPCHGILDVDAVGTRAMYAPRISEELRQKVMSLLYIGISLDNIIQHHAEVVQGHGGPLNRDDLLTRNDVRNMERIVRNSSYKLHADDEFSVKMWVQRHQKHVFFFQDMSSTEPFILGIQTDWQLQQMIRYGHSGSVASHSTFGLKKLKYPLCTLLVFDSSQNAIPVAWIVASSFVTQDIHKWIGSLAERIRSKDPRWRPNAFLVDDPSFDISFIREAFQCRFLLCAWHVRRAWMRSLLKKCCNIDVQREMFKHLGWILYSTRSGPNADNAVEEFMQVYVDQCIFMDYFKRRWLPYIELWINSIRSLPVASAEPLAAIESYHLRLKSKLFDQQYANSYTRIDWLIHTLTTEFHSLYWLNQYSAETGYFTNVRDKSFLTNAWYQALHIPDVDVILDEQNLQLAKVISQTNRSLAYTIWNPGSEFALCDCPWSRQGNLCKHVIKVAILCKNRQVARPLLASQVYRQALLTLLQNPPDDPLVLEHAILRVSRLQQDIKGLEELSNNGLLQPSPPEMNSQVGDSLLLFPHLH is encoded by the exons ATGAACCAAAG ATATTGGTGTTCATATGGTCCTGAAGATTATCGAGATAGTGAGTCCACTATGGGGGATGGTTCTCACACCAAACCTGCGACTGGGAAGGGAAGCAGACCCGGGAGGCGTCACATGATGAGAGGTTGCCTTTGCCATTTCACTGTAAAACGCTTATACACTCGCCCCTTCCTTGCTCTTATCATATATAATCAGAGAAAACATGTAGATAAAACAGGGGCCCCATGTCATGGGATACTTGATGTGGATGCTGTGGGGACAAGAGCTATGTATGCTCCAAGGATTTCAGAAGAATTGCGCCAGAAAGTGATGTCTTTGCTATATATTGGAATATCTTTGGACAATATAATCCAGCATCATGCAGAGGTGGTGCAGGGGCATGGTGGCCCCCTCAACCGAGATGATTTGCTCACTCGGAATGATGTTCGCAACATGGAGAGGATTGTTCGTAATTCATCTTACAAATTGCATGCAGATGATGAATTCAGTGTAAAGATGTGGGTGCAGCGCCACCAGaagcatgtttttttcttccaagaTATGTCAAGCACAGAACCTTTTATTCTGGGGATACAGACAGATTGGCAGCTGCAGCAGATGATCCGTTATGGACATAGTGGTTCGGTAGCTTCTCATTCTACATTTGGCTTGAAGAAACTTAAG TATCCCCTGTGTACTTTACTGGTTTTTGACTCGTCTCAAAATGCAATTCCGGTTGCTTGGATCGTTGCCTCCTCATTTGTTACTCAAGATATCCACAAATGGATTGGCTCTTTGGCTGAAAGAATCCGAAGCAAGGACCCAAGATGGAGGCCTAATGCCTTTTTAGTGGATGATCCttcttttgatatttctttCATAAG AGAGGCTTTCCAATGCCGGTTCCTATTATGTGCTTGGCATGTTCGCCGTGCTTGGATGAGAAGTCTTTTAAAGAAATGCTGCAACATTGATGTCCAGCGAGAGATGTTTAAGCACTTGGGTTGGATTTTGTATTCTACAAGAAGTGGGCCAAATGCTGATAATGCAGTTGAAGAGTTCATGCAAGTATATGTTGACCAATGTATCTTTATGGATTATTTCAAGAGGAGATGGTTGCCATATATAG AGTTGTGGATTAATAGCATAAGGTCTCTCCCTGTAGCCAGTGCGGAGCCCCTGGCTGCAATTGAATCCTACCACTTAAGGTTGAAATCCAAGCTTTTCGATCAGCAATATGCTAATTCCTATACAAGAATTGACTGGTTGATCCACACTTTGACAACTGAATTCCACTCGTTATATTGGTTAAATCAATACAGTGCAGAGACTGGGTATTTCACAAATGTAAGGGACAAGTCTTTCTTAACTAATGCTTGGTATCAGGCCCTGCACATCCCTGATGTCGATGTGATATTGGATGAACAAAATCTACAGCTTGCGAAAGTGATCTCCCAGACCAATAGAAGTCTGGCATATACAATTTGGAACCCTGGTTCTGAGTTCGCCCTCTGTGACTGTCCCTGGTCAAGACAGGGAAATCTCTGTAAGCATGTCATCAAGGTGgcaattttatgtaaaaatcgACAGGTTGCAAGGCCATTATTGGCATCTCAAGTTTATCGCCAGGCCTTGCTTACCCTTCTGCAGAACCCCCCCGATGATCCTCTGGTTCTTGAGCATGCGATTTTGCGTGTTAGCCGCTTGCAACAGGATATCAAAGGTTTGGAAGAGTTGTCTAATAATGGGTTACTCCAGCCATCACCACCTGAAATGAACTCTCAAGTAGGAGATAGTCTTCTGCTTTTCCCACATCTTCATTGA
- the LOC133689571 gene encoding uncharacterized protein LOC133689571 isoform X2 has translation MKGHEPKMPRMEDILSLPVQDPPCAEFSAAHIKWEKVEGGRQGGDDIALIPFARVDDFVKGESSNAECPASFRIESRRKRSEGSISKPRVDGYLEYTLYWCSYGPEDYRDSESTMGDGSHTKPATGKGSRPGRRHMMRGCLCHFTVKRLYTRPFLALIIYNQRKHVDKTGAPCHGILDVDAVGTRAMYAPRISEELRQKVMSLLYIGISLDNIIQHHAEVVQGHGGPLNRDDLLTRNDVRNMERIVRNSSYKLHADDEFSVKMWVQRHQKHVFFFQDMSSTEPFILGIQTDWQLQQMIRYGHSGSVASHSTFGLKKLKYPLCTLLVFDSSQNAIPVAWIVASSFVTQDIHKWIGSLAERIRSKDPRWRPNAFLVDDPSFDISFIREAFQCRFLLCAWHVRRAWMRSLLKKCCNIDVQREMFKHLGWILYSTRSGPNADNAVEEFMQVYVDQCIFMDYFKRRWLPYIELWINSIRSLPVASAEPLAAIESYHLRLKSKLFDQQYANSYTRIDWLIHTLTTEFHSLYWLNQYSAETGYFTNVRDKSFLTNAWYQALHIPDVDVILDEQNLQLAKVISQTNRSLAYTIWNPGSEFALCDCPWSRQGNLCKHVIKVAILCKNRQVARPLLASQVYRQALLTLLQNPPDDPLVLEHAILRVSRLQQDIKGLEELSNNGLLQPSPPEMNSQLEGFSIWPRF, from the exons ATGAAGGGCCATGAACCAAAG ATGCCAAGAATGGAGGACATTCTTAGTCTTCCAGTACAAGATCCTCCTTGTGCAGAGTTTTCTGCTGCTCATATAAAGTGGGAGAAAGTAGAAGGTGGTCGACAAGGTGGCGATGATATTGCCCTAATCCCTTTTGCTAGAGTGGATGATTTTGTAAAAGGAGAATCTTCAAATGCAGAATGTCCTGCTAGCTTTCGAATTGAGTCTAGAAGGAAGAGATCTGAAGGGAGCATCAGCAAACCAAGGGTCGATGGCTATCTTGAATATACACT ATATTGGTGTTCATATGGTCCTGAAGATTATCGAGATAGTGAGTCCACTATGGGGGATGGTTCTCACACCAAACCTGCGACTGGGAAGGGAAGCAGACCCGGGAGGCGTCACATGATGAGAGGTTGCCTTTGCCATTTCACTGTAAAACGCTTATACACTCGCCCCTTCCTTGCTCTTATCATATATAATCAGAGAAAACATGTAGATAAAACAGGGGCCCCATGTCATGGGATACTTGATGTGGATGCTGTGGGGACAAGAGCTATGTATGCTCCAAGGATTTCAGAAGAATTGCGCCAGAAAGTGATGTCTTTGCTATATATTGGAATATCTTTGGACAATATAATCCAGCATCATGCAGAGGTGGTGCAGGGGCATGGTGGCCCCCTCAACCGAGATGATTTGCTCACTCGGAATGATGTTCGCAACATGGAGAGGATTGTTCGTAATTCATCTTACAAATTGCATGCAGATGATGAATTCAGTGTAAAGATGTGGGTGCAGCGCCACCAGaagcatgtttttttcttccaagaTATGTCAAGCACAGAACCTTTTATTCTGGGGATACAGACAGATTGGCAGCTGCAGCAGATGATCCGTTATGGACATAGTGGTTCGGTAGCTTCTCATTCTACATTTGGCTTGAAGAAACTTAAG TATCCCCTGTGTACTTTACTGGTTTTTGACTCGTCTCAAAATGCAATTCCGGTTGCTTGGATCGTTGCCTCCTCATTTGTTACTCAAGATATCCACAAATGGATTGGCTCTTTGGCTGAAAGAATCCGAAGCAAGGACCCAAGATGGAGGCCTAATGCCTTTTTAGTGGATGATCCttcttttgatatttctttCATAAG AGAGGCTTTCCAATGCCGGTTCCTATTATGTGCTTGGCATGTTCGCCGTGCTTGGATGAGAAGTCTTTTAAAGAAATGCTGCAACATTGATGTCCAGCGAGAGATGTTTAAGCACTTGGGTTGGATTTTGTATTCTACAAGAAGTGGGCCAAATGCTGATAATGCAGTTGAAGAGTTCATGCAAGTATATGTTGACCAATGTATCTTTATGGATTATTTCAAGAGGAGATGGTTGCCATATATAG AGTTGTGGATTAATAGCATAAGGTCTCTCCCTGTAGCCAGTGCGGAGCCCCTGGCTGCAATTGAATCCTACCACTTAAGGTTGAAATCCAAGCTTTTCGATCAGCAATATGCTAATTCCTATACAAGAATTGACTGGTTGATCCACACTTTGACAACTGAATTCCACTCGTTATATTGGTTAAATCAATACAGTGCAGAGACTGGGTATTTCACAAATGTAAGGGACAAGTCTTTCTTAACTAATGCTTGGTATCAGGCCCTGCACATCCCTGATGTCGATGTGATATTGGATGAACAAAATCTACAGCTTGCGAAAGTGATCTCCCAGACCAATAGAAGTCTGGCATATACAATTTGGAACCCTGGTTCTGAGTTCGCCCTCTGTGACTGTCCCTGGTCAAGACAGGGAAATCTCTGTAAGCATGTCATCAAGGTGgcaattttatgtaaaaatcgACAGGTTGCAAGGCCATTATTGGCATCTCAAGTTTATCGCCAGGCCTTGCTTACCCTTCTGCAGAACCCCCCCGATGATCCTCTGGTTCTTGAGCATGCGATTTTGCGTGTTAGCCGCTTGCAACAGGATATCAAAGGTTTGGAAGAGTTGTCTAATAATGGGTTACTCCAGCCATCACCACCTGAAATGAACTCTCAA cTTGAAGGCTTTTCCATTTGGCCAAGGTTTTAA
- the LOC133689571 gene encoding uncharacterized protein LOC133689571 isoform X5, translated as MGDGSHTKPATGKGSRPGRRHMMRGCLCHFTVKRLYTRPFLALIIYNQRKHVDKTGAPCHGILDVDAVGTRAMYAPRISEELRQKVMSLLYIGISLDNIIQHHAEVVQGHGGPLNRDDLLTRNDVRNMERIVRNSSYKLHADDEFSVKMWVQRHQKHVFFFQDMSSTEPFILGIQTDWQLQQMIRYGHSGSVASHSTFGLKKLKYPLCTLLVFDSSQNAIPVAWIVASSFVTQDIHKWIGSLAERIRSKDPRWRPNAFLVDDPSFDISFIREAFQCRFLLCAWHVRRAWMRSLLKKCCNIDVQREMFKHLGWILYSTRSGPNADNAVEEFMQVYVDQCIFMDYFKRRWLPYIELWINSIRSLPVASAEPLAAIESYHLRLKSKLFDQQYANSYTRIDWLIHTLTTEFHSLYWLNQYSAETGYFTNVRDKSFLTNAWYQALHIPDVDVILDEQNLQLAKVISQTNRSLAYTIWNPGSEFALCDCPWSRQGNLCKHVIKVAILCKNRQVARPLLASQVYRQALLTLLQNPPDDPLVLEHAILRVSRLQQDIKGLEELSNNGLLQPSPPEMNSQVGDSLLLFPHLH; from the exons ATGGGGGATGGTTCTCACACCAAACCTGCGACTGGGAAGGGAAGCAGACCCGGGAGGCGTCACATGATGAGAGGTTGCCTTTGCCATTTCACTGTAAAACGCTTATACACTCGCCCCTTCCTTGCTCTTATCATATATAATCAGAGAAAACATGTAGATAAAACAGGGGCCCCATGTCATGGGATACTTGATGTGGATGCTGTGGGGACAAGAGCTATGTATGCTCCAAGGATTTCAGAAGAATTGCGCCAGAAAGTGATGTCTTTGCTATATATTGGAATATCTTTGGACAATATAATCCAGCATCATGCAGAGGTGGTGCAGGGGCATGGTGGCCCCCTCAACCGAGATGATTTGCTCACTCGGAATGATGTTCGCAACATGGAGAGGATTGTTCGTAATTCATCTTACAAATTGCATGCAGATGATGAATTCAGTGTAAAGATGTGGGTGCAGCGCCACCAGaagcatgtttttttcttccaagaTATGTCAAGCACAGAACCTTTTATTCTGGGGATACAGACAGATTGGCAGCTGCAGCAGATGATCCGTTATGGACATAGTGGTTCGGTAGCTTCTCATTCTACATTTGGCTTGAAGAAACTTAAG TATCCCCTGTGTACTTTACTGGTTTTTGACTCGTCTCAAAATGCAATTCCGGTTGCTTGGATCGTTGCCTCCTCATTTGTTACTCAAGATATCCACAAATGGATTGGCTCTTTGGCTGAAAGAATCCGAAGCAAGGACCCAAGATGGAGGCCTAATGCCTTTTTAGTGGATGATCCttcttttgatatttctttCATAAG AGAGGCTTTCCAATGCCGGTTCCTATTATGTGCTTGGCATGTTCGCCGTGCTTGGATGAGAAGTCTTTTAAAGAAATGCTGCAACATTGATGTCCAGCGAGAGATGTTTAAGCACTTGGGTTGGATTTTGTATTCTACAAGAAGTGGGCCAAATGCTGATAATGCAGTTGAAGAGTTCATGCAAGTATATGTTGACCAATGTATCTTTATGGATTATTTCAAGAGGAGATGGTTGCCATATATAG AGTTGTGGATTAATAGCATAAGGTCTCTCCCTGTAGCCAGTGCGGAGCCCCTGGCTGCAATTGAATCCTACCACTTAAGGTTGAAATCCAAGCTTTTCGATCAGCAATATGCTAATTCCTATACAAGAATTGACTGGTTGATCCACACTTTGACAACTGAATTCCACTCGTTATATTGGTTAAATCAATACAGTGCAGAGACTGGGTATTTCACAAATGTAAGGGACAAGTCTTTCTTAACTAATGCTTGGTATCAGGCCCTGCACATCCCTGATGTCGATGTGATATTGGATGAACAAAATCTACAGCTTGCGAAAGTGATCTCCCAGACCAATAGAAGTCTGGCATATACAATTTGGAACCCTGGTTCTGAGTTCGCCCTCTGTGACTGTCCCTGGTCAAGACAGGGAAATCTCTGTAAGCATGTCATCAAGGTGgcaattttatgtaaaaatcgACAGGTTGCAAGGCCATTATTGGCATCTCAAGTTTATCGCCAGGCCTTGCTTACCCTTCTGCAGAACCCCCCCGATGATCCTCTGGTTCTTGAGCATGCGATTTTGCGTGTTAGCCGCTTGCAACAGGATATCAAAGGTTTGGAAGAGTTGTCTAATAATGGGTTACTCCAGCCATCACCACCTGAAATGAACTCTCAAGTAGGAGATAGTCTTCTGCTTTTCCCACATCTTCATTGA